One stretch of Streptomyces sp. NBC_01363 DNA includes these proteins:
- a CDS encoding DUF397 domain-containing protein yields the protein MIRRTSTQDVSELAWFKSSYSSNGNEGDCVEVASTPGAVLVRDSKNAQGARLAFASGAWAGFVSYAAGH from the coding sequence ATGATCCGCAGGACTTCCACGCAGGACGTTTCTGAGCTGGCTTGGTTCAAAAGCAGCTACAGCAGCAACGGCAACGAAGGTGACTGCGTCGAGGTCGCGTCCACCCCGGGCGCGGTGCTCGTGCGCGACTCCAAGAACGCGCAGGGGGCCCGGCTCGCTTTCGCCTCAGGTGCGTGGGCGGGCTTCGTCTCGTACGCCGCCGGGCACTGA
- a CDS encoding poly(A) polymerase: protein MRTSEEIYHRVRWDARFDPARFVLGVAQRGTVPKRVPLPRFTPGGDIPWHRVLFFEADGELVWDRSSGVDRIDATDAGRVRAPRRLPSPYFVSRTPHAFSVSDAAWTPVPEDVPAPAPASGPLTLLTWNTLWDRYDSDRIDTARRRPLLLDALRAADADVIALQETEPALLALLLAAPWVRGGYTLWADPAGRDVADCGLLLLSRVPVREAGLHALGPHKAVAAVVVGTAEGPVTVAVTHLSSDHSANGAGRRDAELADLATGLAAVEGDVTLLGDFNDGGDTPQDRLGMTDAWSRVHGADDRTPTFDPSVNPLAAVSSLTGRASRLDRVLVRSERLRPVSAVLLGDVPAPDGLYVSDHFGVRVELAADAAEEARADPAEGAFAADAVRRVADALPEGRVHLVGSRRMGCALPGADLDLVAALPGAVELPGVRERLAAALPDAVGLREVTGARVPGLRFSLGGLGVDLATVATGALPPAEAVARRAELGEAAATALSAVSDADAVLAAADPHRAAFTRLARTVKAWARARGLDSAPCGGLPGLAWSVLAARTAHESGDLPPLPVLRQFFATWATWDWDRPVGPGGTSGLPLTVLTPTDPVRSCTTQVSPAGRALVAEELFRAWEILESADDSGPVPHALLCTPPPLHAQHTAWALASVRPGPDEGRLRGRLLALAAALAEAGAPDSRIWPRPLTADDLAGYAIGLGATPPDGHRLAEIGAEILRGIPDASLARVEPSALRSAGDPAFAL from the coding sequence ATGCGTACCAGCGAGGAGATCTACCACCGGGTCCGCTGGGACGCCCGGTTCGACCCGGCGCGCTTCGTACTGGGCGTGGCGCAGCGCGGGACCGTGCCCAAGCGGGTGCCGCTGCCCCGCTTCACGCCAGGCGGGGACATCCCCTGGCACCGGGTGCTGTTCTTCGAGGCGGACGGTGAGCTGGTGTGGGACCGGTCCTCGGGCGTGGACCGGATCGACGCGACGGACGCCGGGCGGGTGCGCGCCCCGCGCCGGCTGCCGTCCCCGTACTTCGTCTCCCGCACGCCGCACGCGTTCTCGGTGTCCGATGCCGCCTGGACTCCCGTGCCCGAGGACGTACCGGCGCCCGCCCCGGCCTCCGGCCCCCTGACGCTGCTGACCTGGAACACCCTCTGGGACCGCTACGACAGCGACCGCATCGACACCGCCCGGCGCCGGCCGCTCCTGCTCGACGCCCTGCGCGCCGCGGACGCCGATGTCATCGCCCTCCAGGAGACCGAACCCGCCCTGCTCGCCCTGCTGTTGGCGGCGCCCTGGGTCCGCGGGGGCTACACGCTCTGGGCCGACCCGGCCGGCCGGGATGTCGCCGACTGCGGTCTGCTGCTGCTCAGCAGGGTCCCTGTGCGCGAGGCGGGTCTGCACGCTCTCGGCCCGCACAAGGCGGTCGCGGCCGTCGTCGTGGGGACCGCGGAAGGACCGGTCACGGTCGCCGTCACCCATCTCAGCAGCGACCACTCGGCGAACGGCGCCGGTCGGCGCGATGCCGAACTGGCCGATCTGGCAACGGGGTTGGCGGCGGTCGAGGGCGATGTGACGCTGCTCGGCGACTTCAACGACGGCGGGGACACCCCGCAGGACCGGCTGGGGATGACGGACGCCTGGAGCCGGGTGCACGGCGCGGACGACCGGACGCCCACCTTCGACCCGTCGGTCAACCCGCTGGCCGCCGTCTCCTCACTGACCGGGCGGGCGTCCCGGCTGGACCGGGTCCTGGTCCGCTCGGAGCGGCTGCGGCCCGTCTCGGCGGTGCTGCTGGGCGACGTGCCGGCGCCGGACGGGCTGTACGTCTCGGACCACTTCGGGGTGCGGGTGGAGCTGGCCGCCGACGCGGCGGAGGAGGCCCGTGCGGACCCGGCGGAGGGGGCGTTCGCGGCCGACGCGGTGCGCCGGGTGGCCGACGCCCTGCCCGAAGGGCGCGTCCACCTGGTCGGCTCGCGGCGGATGGGCTGTGCGCTGCCCGGCGCGGACCTGGACCTGGTCGCGGCGCTGCCCGGTGCCGTGGAGTTGCCGGGGGTACGGGAGCGGCTGGCCGCGGCCCTGCCGGACGCCGTCGGCCTGCGCGAGGTGACCGGTGCCCGCGTACCGGGGCTGCGCTTCTCGCTCGGCGGGCTCGGGGTGGACCTGGCGACCGTGGCGACGGGCGCCCTCCCCCCGGCCGAGGCGGTGGCCCGGCGCGCCGAGCTGGGCGAGGCGGCGGCCACGGCGCTCAGCGCGGTGAGCGACGCGGATGCCGTACTCGCGGCGGCGGACCCGCACCGGGCGGCGTTCACCCGGCTCGCCCGCACGGTGAAGGCGTGGGCGCGGGCGCGCGGCCTGGACTCCGCCCCGTGCGGTGGGCTGCCCGGCCTCGCCTGGTCCGTGCTCGCGGCCCGTACCGCCCACGAGTCGGGCGACCTGCCACCGCTCCCCGTGCTCAGGCAGTTCTTCGCGACCTGGGCCACCTGGGACTGGGACCGCCCGGTCGGCCCCGGCGGGACCAGTGGACTCCCCCTCACCGTGCTGACCCCGACCGACCCGGTCCGCTCCTGCACCACGCAGGTCTCCCCCGCCGGCCGCGCACTCGTCGCCGAGGAGCTCTTCCGCGCCTGGGAGATCCTGGAATCCGCCGACGACTCCGGCCCCGTACCGCACGCCCTGCTCTGCACCCCGCCGCCGCTGCACGCGCAGCACACGGCCTGGGCCCTCGCCTCCGTACGGCCCGGCCCCGACGAGGGGCGGCTGCGCGGCCGCCTGCTCGCCCTGGCCGCCGCCCTCGCGGAGGCGGGCGCCCCGGACTCCCGTATCTGGCCGCGCCCGCTCACTGCCGACGATCTGGCGGGATACGCGATCGGCCTGGGCGCTACGCCACCCGACGGGCACCGGCTGGCGGAGATCGGGGCGGAGATCCTGCGCGGCATCCCGGACGCCTCGCTGGCCCGGGTGGAACCGTCCGCTCTCCGGTCGGCCGGAGACCCGGCATTCGCCCTCTGA
- a CDS encoding helix-turn-helix domain-containing protein encodes MDTPQITAPPCAPSPVPGDATPSSGVIHINFRHAAGFTVIGNHLTQHRGLSLAAIGLAAHIQSLPAGARIGIKHLAERFPESETRIAAALRELEAHGYLHRSRVRLADGRIVTRTISYNQPGTDASTAAAPQPRTRRSKPAAPLPTPQPPPRETAPEPRPTPALTPQPQPLPLPAPVLVPAPTARTTPPPPLPQPLELTPELQRVATTLLADLRRHAPQLILSEHDIHTLAPGVATWLERDAHPDTIRHALTTDLPNPLKHPAKLLRHRITTLLPPPLPGAQDVARARPGVIVVPLQNCDGCDRAFRSRHPGHCRDCRTDLHTAA; translated from the coding sequence ATGGATACCCCGCAGATTACCGCGCCCCCGTGCGCCCCGTCCCCCGTACCCGGAGACGCCACACCGTCATCCGGTGTCATCCACATCAACTTCCGGCATGCCGCAGGCTTCACCGTCATCGGCAACCACCTCACCCAGCACCGCGGTCTCTCCCTCGCCGCGATCGGGCTCGCCGCCCACATCCAGTCGCTCCCCGCCGGAGCCAGGATCGGCATCAAGCACCTCGCCGAACGCTTTCCCGAGAGCGAAACCCGCATCGCCGCCGCCCTGCGCGAACTCGAAGCCCACGGCTACCTCCACCGCAGCCGCGTGCGCCTCGCGGACGGCCGCATCGTCACCCGCACCATCTCGTACAACCAGCCCGGCACCGACGCATCCACCGCCGCAGCGCCGCAGCCACGGACCAGGCGCAGCAAACCGGCAGCCCCGCTGCCCACACCACAGCCACCACCACGCGAGACCGCCCCCGAACCGCGCCCCACCCCGGCCCTCACACCGCAACCACAGCCACTGCCCCTGCCAGCCCCCGTCCTCGTCCCGGCCCCCACCGCGCGCACAACGCCGCCTCCGCCGCTCCCCCAGCCGCTGGAGCTCACGCCGGAGCTCCAGCGCGTGGCCACCACACTCCTCGCCGACCTGCGCCGCCACGCACCTCAACTCATCCTCTCCGAGCACGACATCCACACCCTCGCCCCCGGCGTCGCCACCTGGCTCGAACGCGACGCCCACCCCGACACCATCCGCCACGCCCTCACCACCGACCTCCCAAACCCCCTGAAACACCCCGCCAAACTCCTGCGCCACCGGATCACCACGCTTCTGCCACCACCGCTACCGGGAGCCCAGGACGTCGCACGCGCACGCCCCGGCGTCATCGTCGTCCCACTCCAGAACTGCGACGGCTGCGACCGCGCCTTCCGCTCCCGCCACCCCGGCCACTGCCGCGACTGCCGGACAGACCTCCACACAGCCGCCTGA
- a CDS encoding Panacea domain-containing protein, with protein MATVHDVAAYILVKAAPMSAMKLQKLCYFSYGYHLAWEDRPLFAERFEAWANGPVAPELYSKHRGRFELKGGDIEGDPAELDDQERESVDIVLENMRVYSAHELSEMTHRTGPWVEARARAQAPDLERSNEPLLDEDIADFFGALAEHEDHNG; from the coding sequence ATGGCAACCGTGCACGACGTAGCCGCGTACATCCTGGTGAAGGCCGCACCGATGTCGGCCATGAAGCTGCAGAAGCTCTGCTATTTCTCCTACGGCTATCACCTGGCCTGGGAGGACCGCCCACTGTTTGCCGAGCGCTTCGAGGCGTGGGCCAACGGGCCGGTCGCGCCGGAGCTGTACAGCAAGCACCGCGGCCGCTTCGAGCTGAAGGGCGGGGACATCGAGGGTGACCCGGCCGAGCTGGACGACCAGGAGCGGGAATCGGTCGACATCGTGCTGGAGAACATGCGCGTGTACTCCGCACATGAGCTGTCCGAGATGACTCATCGGACCGGCCCGTGGGTCGAGGCCCGGGCCCGAGCTCAGGCGCCGGATCTGGAGCGGAGCAACGAGCCGTTGCTCGATGAGGACATCGCCGACTTCTTCGGGGCACTGGCCGAGCACGAGGATCACAACGGCTGA
- a CDS encoding ATP-binding protein, whose amino-acid sequence MNQHITRTEHSAPVRQFTVLLSPTRRGARLARLLATAHLGNWGIVCEPAAHIVAELATNAAAHGRVPGRDFQLGLTAHRDELLRIEVTDTRDEQLPPTPGTTSAPADDSESGRGLLIVEALADRWGIIIGPVPRKTIWAEIDLVPRPLHRVAETHDPVSHAPAFHDA is encoded by the coding sequence GTGAACCAACACATCACCCGAACCGAACATTCCGCTCCCGTCCGGCAGTTCACCGTGTTGCTCTCCCCCACCCGCCGAGGCGCGCGGCTCGCCCGTCTCCTCGCCACGGCGCATCTGGGCAACTGGGGGATCGTCTGCGAACCGGCCGCGCACATCGTCGCCGAGCTGGCCACCAACGCCGCCGCCCACGGCCGCGTACCCGGACGGGACTTCCAACTCGGCCTCACCGCCCACCGCGACGAGCTCCTGCGGATCGAGGTGACCGACACCCGGGACGAGCAACTGCCTCCCACGCCCGGTACCACGTCCGCCCCCGCCGACGACTCGGAATCCGGGCGCGGTCTGCTGATCGTCGAGGCACTCGCCGACCGCTGGGGCATCATCATCGGGCCCGTCCCGCGCAAGACGATCTGGGCCGAAATCGACCTCGTACCGCGACCGCTCCACCGGGTCGCGGAGACCCACGACCCGGTGAGCCACGCCCCCGCGTTCCACGACGCATAA
- a CDS encoding GNAT family N-acetyltransferase translates to MPAHTTATWALRPARPEDVEVIAELRAAVMRPDLERLGRYDEHRVRQRLRDSYAPEHTSVVVADGEFAGCVTLRPVEGGLWLENFYLSTALQGRGIGTAVLRSLLARADEEGATVRLDVLQGSAARALYERHGFTEERQDPVDVFMVRTPAS, encoded by the coding sequence ATGCCCGCACATACCACCGCGACCTGGGCCCTGCGCCCCGCCCGGCCCGAGGACGTCGAGGTGATCGCCGAGCTCAGGGCCGCCGTGATGCGCCCCGACCTGGAGCGGCTCGGGCGCTACGACGAGCACCGCGTACGACAGCGGCTGCGGGACAGCTACGCGCCGGAGCACACCTCGGTCGTCGTCGCGGACGGGGAGTTCGCGGGCTGCGTCACCCTGCGCCCGGTCGAGGGTGGGCTGTGGCTGGAGAACTTCTATCTCTCCACCGCCCTCCAGGGGCGCGGCATCGGCACCGCGGTGCTCCGCTCGCTGCTCGCGCGGGCCGACGAGGAGGGCGCGACCGTACGGCTGGACGTGCTGCAGGGCAGCGCCGCCCGCGCGCTCTACGAACGGCACGGGTTCACCGAGGAGCGGCAGGACCCGGTCGACGTGTTCATGGTGCGTACACCCGCGAGTTGA